In the Pseudomonas sp. ADAK2 genome, one interval contains:
- a CDS encoding FMN-dependent NADH-azoreductase — protein sequence MNRVLAIHGSPRGERSHSRRLAEVFLSAWQARHPQSQLTRREVGRALIPPVNEAFVAAAFYPEPEARPLSMQADLAFSDELVGELLGHDLLVISTPMHNFSVPSGLKAWIDQIVRLGLTFNHTLDNGVAQYEPLVQGKKALIVTSRGGFGFGPGGELEALNHADTLLRTALGFIGITDITVVAAEGEESAERTFQISAAEAEQRLLALAGEF from the coding sequence ATGAACAGAGTTCTTGCGATTCACGGCAGCCCCCGTGGTGAGCGTTCCCATTCACGGCGCCTGGCCGAGGTGTTTTTGTCGGCGTGGCAGGCGCGTCATCCACAGTCGCAGCTGACCCGTCGTGAAGTCGGCCGGGCATTGATTCCGCCGGTCAACGAGGCGTTTGTGGCGGCAGCGTTTTATCCCGAGCCCGAGGCTCGGCCACTGTCGATGCAGGCTGATCTGGCGTTCAGTGACGAGCTGGTGGGCGAATTGCTCGGCCATGATTTGCTGGTCATTTCCACACCCATGCACAACTTTAGCGTGCCCAGTGGCCTCAAGGCCTGGATCGACCAGATTGTGCGTCTCGGGTTGACGTTCAATCACACCCTGGATAATGGCGTCGCGCAGTACGAACCCTTGGTGCAGGGCAAAAAAGCCCTGATCGTCACCAGTCGCGGCGGCTTCGGTTTTGGGCCGGGTGGTGAGCTGGAAGCGCTGAACCATGCCGATACCTTGTTGCGCACGGCGCTTGGCTTCATTGGCATCACCGATATCACGGTGGTTGCCGCCGAAGGCGAAGAGTCCGCCGAGCGGACGTTCCAGATCTCCGCCGCCGAGGCGGAACAGCGTCTGTTGGCATTGGCTGGGGAGTTTTAA
- a CDS encoding DMT family transporter: MSWLFLLIAAAFEVTFAMSMKYSEGFTRLWPSLITVVAAIAGIYFLTLSMRELPVSIAYPIWTAIGSLGTVFLGFALLGESLTALKLVSVGLIVAGVIGLK, from the coding sequence ATGTCCTGGTTGTTTTTATTGATCGCCGCGGCCTTCGAAGTCACTTTCGCCATGAGCATGAAGTACTCCGAAGGTTTCACCCGACTCTGGCCATCGTTGATCACCGTCGTAGCGGCCATCGCCGGGATCTACTTCCTGACCCTGTCCATGCGGGAATTGCCGGTGAGCATCGCTTACCCGATCTGGACCGCCATCGGTTCACTGGGCACGGTGTTTCTCGGGTTCGCGCTGCTGGGCGAGAGCTTGACCGCGCTCAAATTGGTCTCGGTCGGGTTGATCGTCGCGGGGGTCATAGGGTTGAAGTAA
- a CDS encoding ferritin-like domain-containing protein: protein MSDMHLSDVTTLRERARQNVENGAVTESYSADREEVLRLLNESLATELVCVLRYKRHYFMANGLKAQVAADEFLEHATQEAEHADRLAERIVQLGGEPEFNPDLLSKNSHAQYVAGKDLKEMVYEDLVAERIAIDSYREIIQYIGEKDPTTRRIFEDILAQEEEHADDMADILKDL, encoded by the coding sequence ATGAGCGACATGCATTTGTCTGATGTAACCACCCTTCGCGAACGGGCCCGCCAGAACGTCGAGAACGGCGCCGTGACCGAAAGCTACAGCGCCGACCGCGAAGAAGTGCTGCGCCTGCTCAACGAATCGCTGGCCACTGAATTGGTCTGCGTGTTGCGCTACAAGCGCCACTATTTCATGGCCAACGGCCTCAAGGCCCAGGTCGCCGCCGACGAGTTCCTCGAACACGCGACCCAGGAAGCCGAACACGCCGACCGCCTGGCCGAGCGCATCGTGCAACTGGGCGGTGAACCGGAATTCAACCCCGACCTGCTGTCGAAAAACTCCCACGCGCAATACGTGGCCGGTAAAGACCTGAAAGAGATGGTCTATGAAGACCTGGTCGCCGAGCGGATTGCCATCGACAGCTACCGCGAGATCATCCAGTACATCGGCGAAAAAGACCCGACCACCCGCCGCATCTTCGAAGACATCCTGGCCCAGGAAGAAGAGCATGCGGATGATATGGCGGACATTCTGAAAGACCTCTAA
- a CDS encoding AraC family transcriptional regulator, giving the protein MSSKHIDLLDFSELPAPVYFRYADFDTHEYASAHRHPWGTLEYSANGVLHMEIGSSRFMSPPQYAVWVPPQTEHSFYSNQPINYRAVCLAPSLCRDLPQQACTLAISDILKAILKDFAARDVKIPEQETDIRLAQVLVDQLQQAPEHACYLPYASSPGLLGILEALQAEPGDNRPLADWAAQIHVSERTLARQFVRELGMSFGEWRLRLRFLAAIEALDSQRSIQDIAFDMGYSTGSAFIAMFQRQAGCTPEQYRRSHLETR; this is encoded by the coding sequence ATGAGCAGTAAACACATCGATCTGCTGGATTTCAGCGAATTGCCGGCCCCGGTGTACTTCCGCTACGCCGACTTCGACACCCACGAATACGCCTCGGCGCACCGTCACCCGTGGGGCACCCTGGAGTACTCGGCCAATGGCGTTTTGCACATGGAAATCGGCAGCAGCCGCTTCATGTCGCCACCGCAGTACGCCGTGTGGGTGCCGCCGCAGACCGAGCACAGCTTCTACAGCAACCAACCGATCAACTACCGCGCCGTGTGCCTGGCGCCGTCGCTGTGCCGCGATCTGCCGCAACAGGCGTGCACCCTGGCCATCAGCGACATTCTCAAAGCGATCCTCAAAGACTTCGCCGCCCGTGATGTGAAGATTCCTGAACAGGAAACCGACATCCGTCTGGCGCAGGTGCTGGTGGATCAATTGCAGCAGGCCCCCGAACACGCCTGTTATTTGCCCTACGCCAGCAGTCCGGGGCTGCTCGGAATACTTGAAGCCTTACAGGCCGAGCCGGGGGACAACCGGCCATTGGCTGACTGGGCGGCGCAGATTCACGTCAGCGAGCGCACCCTGGCCCGGCAATTCGTGCGCGAACTGGGGATGAGTTTCGGCGAATGGCGGCTACGCCTGCGGTTTCTCGCGGCCATCGAAGCGTTGGACAGTCAGCGCAGCATTCAGGACATCGCCTTTGACATGGGCTACAGCACCGGTTCGGCATTTATCGCCATGTTTCAGCGTCAGGCCGGGTGCACGCCGGAGCAATATCGCCGCAGCCACCTCGAGACCAGGTGA
- a CDS encoding DMT family transporter, with protein sequence MQYAFPLLAIFIWAGNTVITKMSAGAIFPAEIGFYRWLLAGILFTPFMLKPVIAHWPMIRPNLWKIFVLGVLGMAVYQSLAYFAASLTTATNMGIILSLMPLMSLTMAIISLGQRLTAGALAGAVLSFAGVLVVVSSGSLSALLEHGVNLGDAMMLIATLAYAIYSTLLKKWQLRLPPLVLLYLQVLVAVVVLFPLFVASPKIGPTWQNIPLVLYACLLASMIAPLAWMQAVVRLGPSRTTQFFNLLPLITALIAAVVLHEQLAMYHLVGGMLTLGGVILSERWTTVLGRKISVA encoded by the coding sequence ATGCAATATGCGTTTCCCCTGCTGGCCATTTTCATCTGGGCCGGCAATACCGTGATCACCAAGATGTCGGCCGGTGCGATCTTCCCCGCCGAGATCGGTTTCTATCGCTGGCTGCTGGCCGGGATTCTGTTCACGCCATTCATGCTTAAACCGGTCATCGCCCACTGGCCGATGATCCGTCCGAACCTGTGGAAGATTTTCGTCCTCGGCGTGCTCGGCATGGCGGTTTATCAGAGCCTGGCGTACTTCGCGGCGAGCCTGACCACTGCCACCAATATGGGCATCATCCTGTCGTTGATGCCGCTGATGTCGCTGACGATGGCGATTATCAGCCTCGGCCAACGCCTGACCGCCGGTGCGCTGGCCGGTGCGGTGCTGTCCTTTGCCGGTGTTCTGGTGGTGGTGTCGTCCGGCAGCTTGAGCGCGTTGCTGGAGCACGGGGTGAACCTCGGCGACGCAATGATGCTGATCGCAACCCTGGCCTACGCGATCTACAGCACCTTGCTGAAAAAATGGCAGTTACGCCTGCCGCCGCTGGTGTTGCTGTATTTGCAGGTGCTGGTGGCGGTGGTGGTGCTGTTTCCGCTGTTCGTGGCCTCGCCGAAAATTGGCCCGACCTGGCAGAACATCCCGCTGGTGCTCTACGCCTGCCTGCTGGCCTCAATGATCGCGCCCTTGGCGTGGATGCAAGCGGTGGTGCGCCTGGGGCCGAGCCGGACCACGCAGTTTTTCAATCTGCTGCCGTTGATTACAGCGCTGATTGCGGCGGTGGTGTTGCATGAGCAGTTGGCGATGTATCACTTGGTCGGCGGGATGTTGACGTTGGGTGGGGTGATTTTATCGGAGCGTTGGACCACCGTTTTGGGCCGCAAGATTAGCGTTGCCTGA
- a CDS encoding LysR substrate-binding domain-containing protein produces MFASLPLTALRAFESASRLLSFKAAAEELSVTPTAISHQIRSLESWLGIALFERLPRQVRLTDGGERLFQSLHGALLEVAQSVDTLRPQRSGTSLTISTIAAFAALWLVPRLGRFYARHPTISLRLDTHCEVIDLHQDASVDLVVRYTLDDYPNLYGLCLFDESFGVYGSPEQVALATRQVPTLISVRWCNSKFYAYGWENWCAQSGERWLSGQPTVREYDEEHYALQAAIAGQGLVLASNILVSESVANGLLVPYKGEVQVDGAGYSALCVPGRERHPPVRAFFEWLREEARLSGHTLRDPDQQRLTVGSIT; encoded by the coding sequence ATGTTTGCCTCACTGCCGCTGACCGCCCTGCGCGCCTTCGAATCCGCCTCACGCCTGTTGAGCTTCAAGGCTGCCGCCGAAGAACTCTCGGTAACGCCCACGGCGATTTCCCATCAGATTCGCTCGCTGGAGAGTTGGCTTGGCATTGCGCTGTTCGAACGATTGCCGCGCCAGGTGCGCCTCACCGACGGCGGTGAACGTTTGTTCCAAAGCCTGCACGGCGCCTTGCTGGAAGTGGCGCAAAGCGTCGACACCCTGCGCCCGCAACGCAGTGGCACGAGCCTGACGATCTCGACTATCGCCGCCTTCGCCGCGCTGTGGCTGGTGCCGCGACTGGGGCGTTTTTACGCTCGGCATCCGACTATCAGCCTGCGGCTCGACACCCACTGCGAAGTGATCGATTTGCATCAGGACGCCAGTGTCGATCTTGTGGTGCGCTACACCCTCGACGACTACCCGAACCTTTACGGGTTGTGCCTGTTCGACGAATCTTTTGGCGTCTACGGCTCTCCCGAACAGGTGGCCCTGGCGACCAGGCAAGTGCCGACGCTGATCAGCGTACGCTGGTGTAATTCGAAATTTTACGCGTACGGTTGGGAGAACTGGTGCGCGCAGTCCGGCGAGCGCTGGCTCAGTGGACAACCGACCGTGCGTGAATACGACGAAGAGCATTACGCCCTGCAAGCGGCGATTGCCGGGCAAGGGTTGGTGCTGGCGAGCAATATCCTGGTGTCCGAAAGCGTAGCCAATGGCTTGCTGGTGCCTTACAAGGGCGAGGTTCAGGTCGATGGCGCCGGCTACAGCGCGCTATGCGTGCCGGGGCGCGAGCGGCATCCGCCGGTGCGGGCGTTTTTCGAATGGTTGCGCGAAGAGGCGCGGCTGTCGGGCCACACCTTGCGTGATCCAGATCAACAAAGGCTGACCGTTGGCTCAATTACATAA
- a CDS encoding esterase/lipase family protein: protein MSQGSATRYPLVLVPGMLGFIRLLLYPYWYGIVSALRRGGAVVFAVQVSPLNSSEVRGEQLLARIDEILRETGAEKVNLIGHSQGSLTARYAAAKRPDRVASVTSVAGPNHGSELADYLHKHYPSDSAKGRILAVLLRLISGLMSLLETGYRGPKLPVDIPASHQSLTTAGVALFNQRYPQGLPETWGGHGPEEVNGVRYYSWSGTLQPGKTDRGGNLFDGTNRFCRLFAGTFVRETGHCDGMVGRYSSHLGTVIGDEYPMDHFDIVNQSLGLVGKGAEPLRLFVEHAARLKAAGV from the coding sequence ATGTCGCAAGGTTCCGCCACGCGTTACCCGTTGGTGCTGGTTCCCGGAATGCTCGGGTTTATCCGTTTGCTGCTCTATCCGTACTGGTACGGGATCGTCTCGGCGTTGCGCCGTGGTGGTGCGGTGGTGTTTGCGGTGCAGGTGTCGCCGCTCAATTCCAGCGAAGTGCGCGGCGAGCAGTTGCTGGCGCGGATCGACGAGATCCTGCGCGAAACCGGGGCCGAGAAAGTCAACCTGATCGGCCACAGCCAGGGCTCCCTGACTGCGCGGTATGCCGCCGCCAAACGCCCGGACCGGGTGGCGTCGGTCACGTCGGTGGCCGGGCCGAATCACGGTTCGGAATTGGCGGATTACCTGCACAAACACTACCCGTCGGACAGCGCCAAAGGACGGATACTGGCGGTTTTACTGCGCCTGATCAGCGGGTTGATGAGCCTGTTGGAAACCGGTTATCGCGGGCCGAAACTGCCGGTGGACATTCCCGCCTCCCACCAATCCCTGACCACTGCAGGCGTGGCGCTGTTCAATCAGCGTTATCCACAGGGCTTGCCTGAAACCTGGGGCGGGCACGGGCCGGAAGAGGTCAACGGCGTGCGTTATTACTCCTGGTCCGGGACCTTGCAGCCGGGCAAGACTGATCGCGGAGGGAATCTGTTTGACGGAACCAACCGTTTTTGCCGGTTATTCGCCGGCACCTTCGTGCGAGAAACCGGGCATTGCGACGGGATGGTCGGGCGCTACAGCTCGCACCTGGGGACGGTGATTGGCGATGAATATCCGATGGATCACTTCGACATCGTCAACCAGTCGTTGGGGCTGGTGGGGAAAGGCGCGGAGCCGTTGCGGTTGTTTGTCGAGCATGCGGCGCGGTTGAAAGCCGCCGGGGTTTAG
- a CDS encoding AsmA family protein: MTRTAKIISWTLATLVVLLAVLVLVIVFFDWNRIKPPLNAKVSEELHRPFAINGNLAVVWQREPDEGGWRAWVPWPHVVAEDLSLGNPDWSKKPQMVTLKRVELRISPLALLAQRVVIPRIDLTEPNADLQRLADGRANWTFKFDPKDPNAEPSSWVVDIGAIGFDKGHVTLDDQNLKTQLDLLIDPLGKPIPFSDIVGAKAAKTAVEKGGAPQDYAFAIKVKGQYHDQKLAGEGKIGGLLALQDAAKPFPLQVQVKIADTSVELAGTLTDPLNLGALDLRLKLAGSSLANLYPLTGVTLPDSPPYATDGHLIAKLHDAAGAQFRYEGFNGKIGASDIHGDLAYVASQPRPKLSGALVSNQLLFADLAPLIGADSNAKQKARGGESKQPTDKVLPVEEFKTERWRDMDADVEFTGKRIVHSEKLPFTDLYTHLVLTDGVLSLEPLRFGVAGGKLDAQIRLNGRTEPLEGQAKLTARGFKLKQLFPTFEPMKTSFGELNGDADIAGRGNSVAKLLGTANGKLKMLINDGAISRELMELAGLNVGNYVVGKIFGDKEVKINCAAADFDIKTGLATTQLFVFDTENAIIYIDGTANMATELLDLTITPESKGWRLISLRSPLYVQGKFIKPSAGVKAVPLLLRGAGMVALGVIAAPAAGLLALVAPSGGEPNQCAPLLEQMKAGKAPVTVKPTK, encoded by the coding sequence ATGACGCGCACTGCAAAAATAATCAGCTGGACCCTCGCCACCCTTGTTGTCCTGCTGGCGGTACTGGTTCTGGTCATCGTGTTCTTCGATTGGAACCGGATCAAACCACCCCTTAATGCCAAAGTCTCCGAAGAGCTGCACCGTCCGTTTGCCATTAATGGCAACCTCGCGGTGGTCTGGCAGCGCGAACCCGATGAGGGTGGCTGGCGAGCCTGGGTGCCGTGGCCGCATGTGGTGGCCGAGGACTTGAGCCTGGGCAACCCGGACTGGTCGAAGAAGCCGCAGATGGTCACGCTCAAGCGCGTCGAGCTGCGGATTTCGCCGCTGGCCTTGCTGGCGCAGCGCGTGGTCATCCCGCGCATCGACCTCACCGAACCCAATGCCGATCTCCAGCGCCTGGCCGACGGCCGCGCCAACTGGACCTTCAAGTTCGACCCTAAAGACCCGAACGCCGAACCGTCGAGCTGGGTGGTGGACATTGGTGCCATCGGCTTCGACAAGGGCCACGTGACCCTCGACGACCAGAACCTGAAAACTCAGCTCGACCTGTTGATCGACCCGCTGGGCAAACCGATTCCGTTCAGCGACATCGTCGGCGCCAAAGCGGCGAAAACCGCGGTCGAGAAGGGCGGCGCACCCCAGGACTATGCCTTCGCGATTAAAGTGAAAGGCCAATACCACGATCAGAAACTCGCCGGCGAAGGCAAGATTGGCGGCCTGCTGGCCCTGCAGGACGCGGCCAAGCCGTTCCCGCTGCAAGTCCAGGTCAAAATCGCCGACACCAGCGTTGAACTCGCTGGCACCCTGACCGACCCGCTGAACCTCGGGGCGTTGGACTTGCGCCTGAAACTGGCCGGCTCCAGTCTGGCCAATCTTTACCCGTTGACCGGCGTCACCCTGCCGGACTCGCCGCCCTACGCCACCGACGGTCACTTGATCGCCAAGCTGCATGACGCCGCCGGTGCACAGTTCCGCTATGAAGGCTTCAACGGCAAGATCGGCGCCAGTGATATTCACGGCGATCTGGCCTACGTCGCCAGCCAGCCACGGCCGAAACTCAGCGGTGCGCTGGTCTCTAATCAATTGCTGTTTGCCGACCTCGCGCCGTTGATCGGCGCCGACTCCAACGCCAAGCAAAAGGCTCGCGGTGGTGAAAGCAAGCAGCCGACGGACAAGGTGTTGCCGGTCGAGGAATTCAAGACCGAGCGCTGGCGCGATATGGACGCTGATGTCGAGTTCACCGGCAAGCGCATCGTCCATAGCGAGAAGCTGCCGTTCACCGACCTCTATACGCATCTGGTGCTGACGGACGGCGTGCTCAGCCTCGAGCCCCTGCGTTTCGGCGTCGCCGGCGGCAAGCTCGACGCACAGATTCGCCTCAATGGCCGCACGGAACCGCTGGAAGGCCAGGCGAAACTGACCGCGCGCGGTTTCAAACTCAAGCAGTTGTTCCCGACCTTTGAACCGATGAAAACCAGCTTCGGCGAACTGAACGGCGATGCCGATATCGCCGGTCGCGGCAACTCGGTGGCCAAGTTGCTCGGCACGGCCAACGGCAAACTGAAAATGCTGATCAATGACGGCGCCATCAGCCGCGAGTTGATGGAGTTGGCGGGGCTTAACGTCGGCAACTACGTGGTCGGCAAGATCTTTGGCGACAAGGAAGTGAAGATCAACTGCGCGGCGGCGGATTTCGACATCAAGACCGGCCTGGCGACCACGCAGTTGTTCGTCTTCGACACCGAGAACGCGATTATCTATATCGATGGCACGGCGAACATGGCGACGGAGCTACTGGACTTGACCATCACCCCGGAATCCAAGGGCTGGCGTTTGATTTCCCTGCGTTCGCCGCTGTATGTGCAGGGCAAGTTCATCAAGCCGAGCGCTGGGGTGAAAGCCGTGCCGCTGTTATTGCGTGGGGCGGGGATGGTCGCATTGGGCGTGATTGCTGCGCCGGCGGCGGGGTTGCTGGCGTTGGTGGCGCCAAGTGGCGGTGAGCCGAACCAGTGTGCGCCATTGCTGGAACAGATGAAGGCGGGCAAGGCGCCGGTGACCGTCAAGCCAACCAAATAA